Proteins found in one Lycium ferocissimum isolate CSIRO_LF1 unplaced genomic scaffold, AGI_CSIRO_Lferr_CH_V1 ctg13799, whole genome shotgun sequence genomic segment:
- the LOC132042171 gene encoding uncharacterized protein LOC132042171 → MDSHQIVAKSKQRYYYSPFPSCFRRPIEVAAASRPLPLHQPPVAANPNLATSLYKTYIGLFALTWSRNLFGRSFHIHFLLNDGVVDCNTSSTSSFHLHIKPFIFWKKQGSKKVDNNVHIFWDLSKAKFGFGPEPRSGFYIAVIVNRQMVLLVGDLPKEAYSRTRAPKPENYPYPNPNMVLRREHVCGNRLYKTKANFGGKEREISIDCRIGEDPRLYFSVDNKRVLQIKHLKWKFRGNERIEVDGVPVLVSWDVYNWLFDDDEDGYALFMFKFEKSSLDDQGVQMWSQQSCGFGFETKMMKKGVLRSSRSSSSSSLSSASSTCSSVMEWASTEENELKGPSGFSLLVYAWKT, encoded by the coding sequence ATGGACTCTCATCAAATAGTTGCCAAGTCCAAACAGCGCTATTATTATTCTCCTTTCCCTTCTTGTTTCCGTCGCCCTATTGAGGTGGCTGCCGCATCTCGCCCTCTTCCACTGCATCAGCCACCTGTTGCTGCCAATCCCAACTTGGCAACCTCCCTCTACAAAACCTACATCGGCCTCTTTGCTCTCACTTGGTCACGCAACCTCTTTGGCAGATCTTTTCACATCCATTTCCTCCTCAATGATGGAGTTGTTGACTGCAATACCAGTAGTACCTCTTCTTTCCACCTCCACATTAAGCCTTTCATTTTCTGGAAGAAACAGGGCTCCAAGAAGGTGGATAACAATGTCCACATCTTTTGGGATCTTTCCAAAGCTAAATTTGGATTCGGCCCTGAACCTCGATCTGGATTCTACATCGCCGTCATCGTTAATCGCCAAATGGTTCTTCTTGTCGGCGATTTACCCAAAGAAGCTTACTCCAGAACCCGAGCTCCAAAGCCAGAGAATTATCCGTATCCGAATCCAAACATGGTGCTGCGGAGGGAACATGTGTGTGGGAACAGACTGTACAAAACAAAAGCAAACTTCggtggaaaagaaagagaaatatcGATTGATTGCAGGATCGGGGAAGATCCAAGGTTGTATTTCAGCGTGGATAACAAAAGGGTGTTGCAGATTAAGCACTTGAAATGGAAATTCAGAGGCAATGAGAGGATTGAAGTAGATGGGGTTCCAGTATTGGTATCATGGGATGTCTATAACTGGTTGTTTGATGATGACGAAGATGGCTATGCTCTGTTCATGTTCAAATTCGAGAAATCAAGTTTGGATGACCAAGGAGTTCAGATGTGGTCGCAACAGTCTTGTGGATTCGGGTTCGAGACGAAGATGATGAAGAAAGGGGTATTGAGAAGTTCTAGaagttcatcttcttcatctttgTCTTCAGCATCTTCAACCTGTAGCTCTGTAATGGAATGGGCTAGCACTGAAGAAAATGAATTGAAGGGTCCTTCTGGATTTTCTTTGCTCGTTTATGCTTGGAAGACCTGA